A DNA window from Helianthus annuus cultivar XRQ/B chromosome 15, HanXRQr2.0-SUNRISE, whole genome shotgun sequence contains the following coding sequences:
- the LOC110942775 gene encoding putative F-box protein At1g32420: MSDNIPFEIQLEIMKRLPVKSLIQFRSVSKTWKSLIGSSRFITEYSSQQQHLLVRYSDSVESIIHTKSPNRSLLTRLFRRSTARVPVPLFEHKYVSVVDDDHHQHKVSMTHVPVSVKMLIYPRLISISHGLVCLYSPSTHVAYLWNISIRKIAAVVVPASANEWGEEYQTALGFGVCRETSDPKIVKIRYVDPLLSSELMTAHLTGIRIPIDPISSQVEVFTLSTGAWRSPYGVNLPRNSISFYLRDELVIDGVFYWLATEWIVTRLIVSFDMTTEEFIEITLPDGLSNINNQISMSNLRDSLVVYGYDHRVINKDFCVWTMGGGVFTKLFTITLNGNAMLRGFRKSGEPIIAIPEEGKRGRLAVVYEPYSNHVDNLRIDGLPFSFKVYPYIETLYLLDHPYIMVYNAI, encoded by the coding sequence ATGTCAGACAACATTCCGTTTGAAATTCAATTGGAAATCATGAAACGGCTTCCTGTGAAGTCGTTGATTCAGTTCCGGTCGGTCTCGAAAACATGGAAATCTCTGATCGGCAGCTCTCGTTTCATTACCGAATACAGCAGCCAACAGCAACATCTACTTGTAAGGTATTCTGATTCAGTCGAATCCATAATCCATACAAAAAGTCCCAATAGAAGTTTACTAACACGGCTCTTCCGTCGCTCTACTGCTCGGGTTCCAGTTCCTCTTTTTGAGCATAAATATGTTtcagttgttgatgatgatcatcATCAACACAAAGTTTCCATGACTCATGTCCCTGTATCTGTTAAGATGCTTATATATCCTAGGTTAATCAGCATTTCTCACGGCTTGGTGTGTTTGTACAGCCCGAGTACTCATGTGGCCTATCTTTGGAATATTTCAATTAGGAAaattgctgctgttgttgtgcctGCTTCGGCGAACGAGTGGGGGGAGGAATATCAAACAGCTCTAGGTTTCGGGGTTTGTCGTGAGACTAGCGATCCTAAGATTGTCAAGATTAGATATGTTGATCCCTTATTGTCGAGTGAGCTCATGACGGCACATCTTACTGGCATCCGCATCCCCATAGACCCCATCTCCTCTCAGGTTGAGGTTTTTACTTTAAGCACAGGGGCTTGGAGAAGTCCATATGGCGTCAATCTCCCTAGAAACTCAATCTCTTTTTATCTACGCGACGAGCTAGTAATAGATGGAGTTTTTTATTGGCTTGCCACTGAATGGATTGTTACCAGGTTGATTGTTTCATTTGATATGACAACTGAAGAATTTATAGAAATTACCTTACCAGATGGTTTATCAAACATTAATAATCAAATTTCCATGTCTAATCTAAGGGACTCTCTTGTTGTGTATGGATACGATCATCGGGTCATTAATAAGGATTTCTGTGTATGGACGATGGGGGGTGGTGTTTTTACAAAGTTATTCACGATTACGCTAAATGGAAATGCTATGCTAAGGGGGTTTCGGAAGAGTGGTGAACCTATCATTGCTATTCCAGAAGAAGGAAAACGCGGACGACTTGCCGTTGTTTACGAGCCTTACTCAAATCACGTCGATAATCTTCGGATTGATGGATTACCCTTCTCATTTAAAGTGTATCCCTACATTGAGACACTATATCTTCTTGATCATCCATATATTATGGTTTATAATGCCATTTGA